A genomic stretch from Pseudomonas mendocina includes:
- a CDS encoding DUF2058 domain-containing protein: protein MSMSLRDQLLKAGLVNEKQVKQASKQKQKQQRLEQKGQVEKDESQKLAAQQAMAEKAARDQELNRLQQEKQEKKALAAQIKQLIESSRLPKLTTEDYYNFVDDKKVKRISVNNLMRDKLSSGSLAIVRHGGAYEIIPRDAALKIQERDAQRIVLLNTQTQAPDEDDPYAAYQVPDDLMW from the coding sequence ATGAGCATGTCATTACGCGATCAGCTGCTAAAAGCGGGGCTGGTCAACGAAAAGCAAGTCAAGCAGGCCTCTAAGCAAAAGCAGAAGCAACAACGTCTGGAGCAGAAAGGCCAAGTTGAGAAAGATGAGTCGCAAAAGTTAGCTGCTCAGCAGGCAATGGCCGAAAAAGCAGCTCGTGACCAAGAGCTCAATCGTCTGCAGCAAGAAAAGCAAGAGAAGAAGGCGCTGGCGGCTCAGATCAAGCAACTGATCGAGTCTTCTCGTTTACCTAAGTTGACGACTGAGGACTACTACAACTTCGTCGACGACAAGAAGGTGAAGCGTATTTCGGTGAATAACCTGATGCGCGACAAGCTCAGCAGTGGCTCACTGGCCATCGTTCGTCATGGCGGTGCTTACGAAATCATCCCGCGTGATGCAGCACTGAAGATTCAGGAGCGCGATGCCCAGCGTATTGTGCTGCTGAACACGCAAACTCAAGCACCGGATGAAGATGATCCGTATGCAGCGTATCAGGTGCCAGATGACCTGATGTGGTAA
- the mazG gene encoding nucleoside triphosphate pyrophosphohydrolase: MYQLDDLLHLMARLRDPQHGCPWDLKQSYATIVPYTLEEAYEVADAIERGDYDHLPGELGDLLFQVVYYSQLAREEGRFEFAQVVDGITRKLVRRHPHVFPDGDLYGAVDTPKLSEAEIKQRWDEIKAEERAEKAAAPEQLSLLDDVPVALPALSRAIKLQKRTAQVGFDWPEALPVVDKVREELDEVLEAMSENDPQAIAEEIGDLLFVVSNLARHLKVDPETALRAANSKFERRFRFIEQALHEQGLRADQCSLETLDALWGEAKKSEKSKGPSC; the protein is encoded by the coding sequence ATGTACCAACTGGATGATCTCTTGCATTTGATGGCCCGGCTTCGCGACCCGCAGCATGGCTGCCCTTGGGACCTCAAGCAGAGCTACGCCACCATCGTGCCTTACACGTTGGAGGAAGCTTACGAAGTTGCCGACGCTATTGAGCGCGGCGACTACGACCACCTGCCGGGCGAGCTGGGTGACCTGTTGTTTCAGGTGGTCTACTACAGCCAGTTGGCGCGTGAAGAAGGGCGCTTTGAGTTTGCCCAAGTGGTCGATGGGATCACCCGTAAGCTCGTGCGCCGTCACCCTCACGTCTTCCCGGACGGTGATCTCTACGGAGCAGTTGATACCCCGAAACTCAGCGAAGCCGAGATCAAGCAACGCTGGGACGAGATCAAGGCTGAAGAGCGAGCTGAGAAGGCAGCTGCACCCGAGCAGTTGTCACTGTTGGATGATGTACCGGTGGCTTTGCCTGCGTTGAGTCGCGCCATCAAGTTGCAAAAGCGCACAGCTCAGGTGGGATTCGACTGGCCAGAAGCGCTGCCTGTGGTGGATAAGGTGCGCGAAGAGCTGGATGAAGTGCTCGAAGCCATGAGTGAAAACGATCCCCAAGCAATTGCTGAAGAAATCGGCGACCTGTTATTTGTGGTCAGCAACCTTGCCCGCCACCTGAAAGTTGATCCTGAAACAGCATTGCGAGCTGCTAACAGTAAGTTTGAGCGCCGTTTTCGGTTTATTGAGCAGGCATTGCATGAGCAGGGGCTGAGGGCCGATCAATGTTCGCTGGAAACGCTTGATGCACTTTGGGGCGAAGCGAAAAAAAGTGAAAAGTCCAAAGGCCCCAGCTGCTGA
- the relA gene encoding GTP diphosphokinase has translation MVQVRAHQPINADGSINLEAWLDHVLSVDPALDREGLRDACEFAREAEQQANAAQNLWTEGSSSFRVGLEIAEILADLKLDQDSLVAAVIYRCVREGKVSLPTVQQRFGQVVAKLIEGVLRMAAISASLNPRDSLVLGSQAQVENLRKMLVAMVDDVRVALIKLAERTCAIRAVKEADDEKRQRVAREVFDIYAPLAHRLGIGHIKWELEDLSFRYLEPDQYKQIATLLHERRLDREHYINEVMSQLRTELEATGIKADISGRAKHIYSIWRKMQRKGLQFSQIYDVRAVRVLVPHVRDCYTALGIVHTLWRHIPKEFDDYIANPKENGYRSLHTAVLGPEGKVLEVQIRTQAMHEEAELGVCAHWRYKGTDVKSGSNHYEEKISWLRQVLEWHEELGDIGGLAEQLRVDIEPDRVYVFTPDGHAIDLPKGATPLDFAYRVHTEIGHNCRGAKINGRIVPLNYSLQTGEQVEIITGKQGAPSRDWLNPNLGYITTSRARAKIIHWFKLQDRDHNVLAGRTLLERELTRLALNGVDYDRLAEKANLRTAEDLFAALGAGDVRQAHVINLAQQLVEPERSTEQLELIPRKAQGYRPGKRGDIQIQGVGNLLTQIAGCCQPLPGDPIVGYITLGRGVSIHRQDCTSALQLSAREPERIIQVSWGPVPVQTYPVDISIRAYDRSGLLRDVSQVLLNEKINVLAVNTSSNKDDNTASMSITVEIPGLDALGRLLGRISQLPNIIEARRTRP, from the coding sequence ATGGTTCAGGTCAGAGCTCATCAGCCGATTAACGCGGACGGCAGCATCAACCTTGAGGCATGGCTCGACCATGTGCTGAGCGTCGATCCCGCCTTGGATCGTGAAGGTCTGCGAGATGCCTGTGAGTTTGCCCGTGAGGCTGAACAGCAGGCCAATGCCGCGCAGAATCTCTGGACCGAAGGCTCATCCAGCTTCCGTGTGGGGCTCGAGATTGCCGAAATCCTCGCCGATCTGAAACTGGATCAGGACTCGCTGGTTGCAGCGGTCATCTACCGCTGTGTACGTGAAGGCAAGGTGTCCTTGCCTACTGTTCAGCAGCGATTTGGTCAGGTTGTGGCCAAGCTCATTGAGGGTGTGCTGCGAATGGCAGCCATCAGCGCCTCGCTGAATCCGCGCGACTCCCTGGTCCTGGGTTCCCAGGCCCAGGTGGAAAACCTGCGCAAGATGCTGGTGGCCATGGTCGATGATGTGCGGGTTGCCCTGATCAAACTAGCAGAGCGAACCTGTGCAATTCGTGCGGTAAAAGAGGCCGACGACGAGAAGCGTCAGCGTGTAGCCCGCGAGGTGTTCGACATCTATGCACCGTTGGCCCATCGTTTGGGCATTGGTCATATCAAATGGGAGTTGGAAGATTTGTCCTTCCGCTACTTGGAGCCTGACCAATACAAGCAAATCGCTACGCTGTTGCATGAGCGCCGTCTTGATCGCGAGCATTACATCAATGAGGTGATGAGCCAGCTGCGCACTGAACTTGAAGCCACCGGCATCAAGGCGGATATCAGTGGGCGGGCCAAACATATTTACTCCATCTGGCGGAAAATGCAGCGCAAGGGCCTGCAATTCAGCCAGATTTATGATGTGCGCGCCGTACGTGTGCTGGTGCCACACGTGCGCGACTGCTACACAGCGCTGGGTATCGTACATACCCTGTGGCGGCACATCCCCAAGGAGTTTGACGACTACATCGCTAACCCCAAGGAAAACGGCTACCGCTCGTTGCACACCGCTGTGCTCGGGCCTGAAGGTAAGGTGCTGGAGGTGCAGATTCGCACCCAGGCCATGCATGAAGAGGCTGAACTGGGAGTTTGCGCACACTGGCGTTACAAGGGGACGGACGTTAAATCCGGCTCCAACCATTATGAAGAGAAAATCTCCTGGCTGCGGCAAGTGCTGGAATGGCACGAAGAGTTGGGGGATATCGGCGGGCTGGCCGAGCAGTTACGGGTGGATATCGAACCTGACCGGGTTTATGTTTTTACCCCTGATGGCCACGCAATCGACTTGCCTAAAGGGGCGACCCCTTTGGATTTCGCTTACCGCGTGCACACTGAAATCGGCCACAACTGCCGTGGTGCGAAAATCAACGGCCGTATTGTGCCCCTGAACTACAGTCTGCAAACCGGTGAGCAGGTCGAGATCATCACGGGCAAGCAGGGGGCGCCAAGTCGGGACTGGCTTAACCCGAACCTGGGCTATATCACTACCAGCCGGGCACGCGCCAAGATCATTCACTGGTTCAAATTGCAGGACCGTGACCACAACGTGTTGGCCGGGCGTACGCTGCTTGAACGCGAACTGACCCGCCTGGCCCTCAACGGCGTTGATTATGATCGCTTGGCGGAAAAGGCCAACCTGAGAACGGCAGAAGACCTGTTTGCTGCACTGGGCGCCGGTGATGTCCGTCAGGCCCATGTGATTAACCTCGCGCAACAACTGGTTGAGCCTGAGCGCAGTACTGAACAGCTGGAGCTGATCCCACGTAAGGCCCAGGGTTACCGCCCAGGCAAGCGTGGCGACATTCAGATTCAAGGTGTCGGCAACCTGCTCACTCAAATTGCTGGGTGTTGCCAGCCATTACCGGGCGACCCGATTGTGGGCTACATCACCTTGGGGCGTGGCGTCAGTATCCACCGTCAGGACTGCACCTCCGCACTGCAACTGTCGGCCCGTGAGCCAGAGCGCATCATCCAGGTCAGCTGGGGGCCAGTGCCGGTGCAGACCTACCCGGTGGACATCAGTATCCGTGCTTACGACCGCTCAGGTTTGCTGCGAGATGTTTCTCAAGTGCTGCTCAACGAGAAGATCAACGTGCTCGCGGTCAATACCAGCTCGAACAAGGATGACAACACCGCCTCCATGTCGATCACCGTCGAGATTCCAGGGTTGGATGCGCTGGGTCGTTTGCTGGGGCGCATTTCGCAGTTGCCGAACATTATTGAAGCCCGCCGTACCCGGCCCTGA
- the rlmD gene encoding 23S rRNA (uracil(1939)-C(5))-methyltransferase RlmD, with amino-acid sequence MAKKTSSLRFQPSGGSKAQQVPVGKKLKLHIERQANDGRGIGFNEGRTWFVSGALQGEQVEARVLAAHGKVVEARVERVLEPSPARRTEACAHARACGGCSLQHMPHTDQLALKQRMLEEQLSRLAAIQPTQWAAPLVGPELGYRRRARVAVRWDPAARHLAVGFRASASQDIIDIEQCPVLVQPLQPILQALPSVLRSLEKPQAIGHVELFSGDSNAVLIRHTSALSEADLARLSSFCSEQAAQLWLQGKDDPQPYVADQQLNYRLEQYNLMLAYRPGDFVQVNQPVNDAMVAQALDWLVPQANERVLDLFCGLGNFALPLAQRVRELVAVEGVDVMVQRAKHNAQMNGLNNTHFYQADLSKPLSEADWAVGGFDAVLLDPPRDGALQVVKQMKALNAGRVLYVSCNPATLARDSAELQQQGYRLERAGILDMFPQTGHVEAMALFVRQ; translated from the coding sequence ATGGCCAAGAAAACCAGTAGCTTGCGCTTCCAGCCCAGCGGCGGGAGCAAGGCGCAGCAAGTGCCTGTTGGCAAAAAGCTCAAATTGCACATTGAGCGTCAGGCCAATGATGGGCGTGGTATTGGCTTCAATGAGGGGCGCACCTGGTTTGTCAGCGGTGCCTTGCAAGGCGAACAGGTTGAGGCACGGGTGCTGGCTGCGCACGGCAAGGTGGTCGAGGCGCGGGTGGAGCGTGTCCTTGAGCCGAGCCCAGCACGTCGAACAGAGGCGTGCGCTCATGCGCGCGCATGTGGCGGTTGCAGCCTGCAACATATGCCCCACACCGATCAGCTGGCCCTGAAACAACGCATGCTTGAAGAGCAGCTAAGTCGTTTAGCGGCTATTCAGCCGACGCAGTGGGCGGCCCCTCTGGTCGGGCCTGAGTTGGGCTATCGGCGTCGCGCCAGAGTGGCGGTGCGCTGGGACCCAGCCGCACGCCATTTGGCGGTTGGTTTCCGTGCATCTGCCAGTCAAGACATCATTGATATTGAGCAATGCCCGGTTCTGGTCCAGCCTTTGCAACCAATCTTGCAGGCGCTGCCATCCGTATTGCGCAGTCTGGAGAAACCGCAGGCTATTGGGCACGTTGAGCTGTTCAGTGGTGACAGCAATGCTGTGCTGATCAGGCATACCAGTGCTTTGTCCGAGGCGGATCTGGCGCGTCTGAGCAGCTTCTGCTCGGAGCAGGCTGCGCAGCTCTGGCTACAGGGTAAGGATGATCCGCAACCTTATGTCGCAGATCAGCAGTTGAATTACCGGCTGGAGCAATACAACCTGATGCTGGCCTATCGCCCTGGCGATTTTGTACAGGTCAACCAACCCGTGAATGACGCCATGGTGGCGCAGGCGCTGGATTGGCTGGTGCCGCAGGCCAACGAGCGGGTACTGGACTTGTTTTGTGGTCTGGGCAACTTCGCCTTGCCATTGGCTCAGCGGGTACGCGAGTTGGTGGCGGTGGAGGGGGTTGATGTGATGGTGCAGCGCGCCAAACACAATGCGCAGATGAATGGTTTGAACAATACGCACTTTTATCAGGCGGATTTGTCGAAGCCGCTTAGCGAAGCGGATTGGGCAGTGGGCGGTTTTGATGCTGTACTGCTGGATCCGCCCCGCGATGGCGCATTGCAGGTGGTTAAGCAGATGAAAGCCCTTAATGCTGGACGTGTGCTTTATGTCTCCTGTAATCCGGCTACGCTGGCACGTGACAGCGCCGAGTTACAACAGCAGGGATACCGGCTGGAACGGGCAGGTATTCTGGATATGTTCCCTCAGACAGGGCATGTCGAAGCCATGGCGTTGTTTGTCAGGCAGTAA
- the cysM gene encoding cysteine synthase CysM — MSFEFPTIADCIGNTPLVRLQRLPGNTSNTLLLKLEGNNPAGSVKDRPALSMINRAELRGDIKPGDVLIEATSGNTGIALAMAAAIKGYKMVLIMPDNSTAERKAAMTAYGAELILVEGMEEARDLALQMQAEGKGKVLDQFANGDNPEAHYRSTGPEIWQQTGGRITHFVSSMGTTGTIMGVSRYLKEQNPDVQIVGLQPMEGSAIPGIRRWPQEYLPKIYQAERVDRVVDMSQLEAEQVMRRLAREEGVFCGVSSGGAVAAMLRLSQEVENAIMVAIICDRGDRYLSSGIYDVQDN; from the coding sequence ATGAGCTTCGAGTTCCCAACCATCGCCGATTGCATCGGCAACACCCCACTGGTTCGTTTGCAACGCCTGCCGGGCAATACCAGCAACACCCTGTTGCTGAAGCTGGAAGGCAACAACCCCGCAGGTTCGGTCAAGGATCGACCTGCGCTGTCGATGATCAATCGCGCCGAGCTGCGTGGCGACATTAAGCCAGGCGATGTACTGATTGAGGCCACCAGCGGCAATACCGGCATTGCCCTGGCCATGGCGGCTGCCATCAAAGGTTACAAGATGGTGCTGATCATGCCGGACAACTCCACTGCTGAGCGTAAGGCCGCAATGACCGCCTATGGCGCTGAGCTGATTTTGGTGGAGGGCATGGAAGAGGCTCGCGATCTGGCTCTGCAGATGCAAGCTGAGGGCAAGGGCAAAGTGCTCGACCAGTTCGCCAATGGTGACAACCCAGAAGCTCACTACCGCAGCACTGGCCCGGAGATTTGGCAGCAGACAGGTGGTCGTATTACCCATTTCGTCAGCTCCATGGGTACAACTGGCACTATCATGGGCGTTTCTCGCTACCTGAAAGAACAGAACCCCGATGTCCAGATCGTCGGCTTGCAGCCGATGGAAGGCTCAGCGATTCCGGGCATTCGCCGCTGGCCGCAAGAGTACCTGCCAAAAATTTATCAGGCTGAACGTGTGGATCGCGTGGTCGACATGAGCCAGCTTGAAGCTGAACAGGTCATGCGCCGTCTGGCGCGTGAAGAAGGCGTTTTCTGCGGCGTATCGTCCGGTGGTGCTGTGGCAGCCATGCTGCGCCTGTCTCAGGAAGTGGAGAACGCGATCATGGTGGCAATCATCTGCGACCGTGGCGATCGCTACCTGTCCAGTGGCATCTACGATGTTCAAGACAACTAA
- a CDS encoding DUF3325 domain-containing protein, with translation MLSILGASALAYSSMVGLCQGIKRHQVAVWGKPWPDYWHRMLRVYGWLALPLCLWLCAQHWGWAMGSVGVFGLVSLAGFILVLGLPYFPRFLVSLGFVGGVLGLLEFAYSLLF, from the coding sequence ATGCTGAGTATTCTGGGGGCTTCAGCGCTGGCTTATTCCTCAATGGTAGGTTTGTGTCAGGGTATTAAACGGCATCAGGTAGCAGTTTGGGGCAAGCCCTGGCCCGATTACTGGCACCGTATGCTGCGGGTTTACGGTTGGCTGGCGTTACCGCTGTGTTTGTGGCTTTGCGCCCAGCACTGGGGCTGGGCCATGGGCAGTGTTGGGGTATTTGGCCTGGTATCGCTGGCTGGGTTCATTCTGGTACTGGGGTTGCCGTACTTCCCACGGTTTCTGGTAAGCCTGGGGTTTGTGGGGGGCGTACTGGGTTTATTGGAATTTGCTTATAGCTTGCTGTTCTAA
- a CDS encoding PepSY-associated TM helix domain-containing protein gives MKHNITQSLSWLHTWSGLVFGWALVAIFLTGTLAVFDKEINLWMQPEVPTQTVDREQAVATAIKHLRTHHADESSWQVALPSERSPRLAVSAGEQQGGGGGRGNAMTVLDPATGEVITPRQTAGGNFFFRFHYTLHFPRNIGIWVVGFMAMAMLAAIVSGIVIHKKFFKEFFTFRPNKGQRSWLDYHNASGVLLLPFHIMITYTGLVIFFLIYMPAPMDALFDGDRQAYQAAMRGDSTAGAQHQGERGAQRQQGGRGEQGAGGQRGQRQQRQQAERVPLMDRTDDIDFMALIARAEADLGSLSGFNLKRSANGDAVFEGRPVLGNVIELTKGRSMSLNALTGEVIRPAPDSVGATLVQRVLAGLHFAQFGGYPMRWVYFICGMISTAMMAGGLILFTVKRRRRYAKESRPARSGYAFIERVNIAIVAGLMIACVGMLWANRLLPVELTARPNAEVNAFFALWGLSFVHTSLRPWMQAWREQLWVGALLMLALPLANALNGLPLLGNGIGLYVELTTMAMGALVLLAALRTGQGGEYVSDARKQRAAKEELAC, from the coding sequence ATGAAGCACAACATCACCCAGTCGCTTTCATGGTTGCACACCTGGTCTGGCCTAGTGTTTGGTTGGGCGCTGGTGGCTATCTTCCTGACGGGAACGCTGGCTGTATTCGATAAAGAGATCAATCTGTGGATGCAGCCTGAGGTACCAACCCAGACTGTTGACCGTGAGCAGGCGGTTGCGACTGCGATAAAGCATTTGCGCACCCATCACGCGGATGAGAGCAGCTGGCAGGTCGCATTGCCGAGTGAGCGTTCACCGCGTTTGGCTGTTTCAGCAGGTGAACAGCAGGGCGGTGGCGGCGGTCGTGGTAACGCCATGACTGTGCTTGATCCGGCAACCGGTGAGGTGATCACGCCCCGCCAGACCGCTGGAGGCAACTTTTTCTTCCGTTTCCATTACACCCTGCATTTCCCGCGCAACATTGGCATCTGGGTTGTGGGCTTTATGGCCATGGCGATGCTGGCGGCTATCGTCAGCGGCATCGTGATCCATAAGAAGTTCTTCAAGGAGTTTTTTACGTTTCGCCCGAATAAGGGTCAACGCTCCTGGCTGGATTATCACAATGCCAGTGGCGTGTTGTTACTGCCTTTCCACATCATGATCACCTACACGGGGTTGGTGATCTTCTTCCTTATCTATATGCCTGCGCCAATGGATGCCCTGTTCGATGGTGATCGTCAGGCCTATCAGGCGGCCATGCGTGGCGATTCAACCGCTGGCGCTCAACACCAGGGCGAGCGTGGCGCGCAGAGGCAGCAAGGTGGGCGTGGCGAGCAGGGGGCGGGTGGCCAGCGTGGGCAGCGTCAGCAGCGTCAGCAGGCCGAGCGTGTACCACTGATGGACCGCACTGATGACATCGATTTTATGGCGCTGATTGCCCGTGCCGAGGCAGACCTGGGTTCGCTATCAGGCTTTAACCTCAAGCGTAGCGCCAATGGCGATGCGGTATTTGAAGGCCGTCCTGTGCTGGGTAATGTCATTGAACTGACTAAAGGGCGCAGCATGAGCCTGAATGCCCTTACGGGTGAGGTGATTCGCCCAGCACCAGATTCAGTTGGTGCCACTCTGGTTCAGCGGGTACTGGCCGGTTTGCACTTTGCTCAGTTCGGCGGATACCCAATGCGTTGGGTGTACTTCATCTGCGGCATGATCAGTACGGCGATGATGGCCGGTGGGCTGATCCTGTTTACCGTTAAGCGTCGTCGCCGTTATGCCAAAGAAAGCCGCCCAGCGCGCTCTGGTTATGCGTTTATCGAACGGGTCAACATTGCGATTGTGGCCGGGCTGATGATTGCCTGTGTTGGCATGCTGTGGGCAAACCGCTTGTTGCCAGTTGAACTGACCGCACGACCCAATGCCGAGGTGAATGCCTTCTTTGCCTTGTGGGGGCTGAGTTTTGTGCATACGAGTCTGCGTCCATGGATGCAGGCCTGGCGTGAGCAACTGTGGGTTGGCGCTCTATTAATGCTGGCACTGCCGCTGGCCAACGCGCTGAATGGTTTGCCACTGCTGGGTAATGGTATTGGGCTGTATGTCGAGCTGACCACGATGGCGATGGGCGCGCTGGTGCTGCTTGCGGCTTTGCGCACGGGCCAGGGGGGCGAATACGTCAGTGATGCCCGTAAGCAGCGGGCTGCCAAGGAGGAACTGGCATGCTGA
- a CDS encoding iron transporter, with product MARISSSSQVLIARCLLAVLGGYLFTYTASAALARVLPVKPTEAVVISALLSFVVYLGFIIWSFVEARVSRVAMGVALSVPLAVIGFWPQLMERLA from the coding sequence ATGGCGCGAATAAGCTCATCAAGTCAGGTGCTGATTGCCCGCTGCCTGTTGGCAGTCTTGGGTGGCTACCTGTTCACTTACACAGCCAGTGCTGCGTTGGCCCGTGTGCTGCCCGTTAAACCTACAGAGGCAGTGGTGATCTCTGCACTGCTGAGTTTTGTGGTGTACCTGGGCTTTATTATCTGGAGCTTTGTGGAGGCTCGCGTAAGCAGGGTAGCGATGGGCGTGGCGTTGTCAGTGCCGCTTGCTGTGATTGGCTTTTGGCCGCAACTGATGGAGCGTCTGGCATGA
- a CDS encoding class I SAM-dependent methyltransferase — protein MSTKQSGYVTDVSYPAHFHKEIQPVWLVTLATLKGLQVPDITQGYSYCEIGCGLGVNLLLAAACNPQGDFVGVDFNPQHIAFARQSAELLGLKNLRFIEADFAEFAQSNALFFDFMVCHGVWSWIPQVTQQQLLKVVKRSLKPRGLFYLHYMCHPGATQMMPVQKLLNELAHTLSGTSEQNMGAGLDLLNRLDQASVFHDQPSLSANLGRLGQMNKAYLAHDLLSDHWSPQHSVDVHRIAAQVGLTYLDSANAFEMIEVLSIPQSAQALIANVSSPAVRESLKDLARNQRQRQDLFQKQPQALAADVCVQRIGQLMFELMPTAPRSGGQVFRTPIGEIDGPAELLSPVLERLAQGPAQVVELCRLPAYAGNLTQLMQSLLLLMWRGHVHPQRPDASANPVQAALLRSWIQQHDLKIEAVPSCGTAVVDESALSV, from the coding sequence GTGAGCACTAAACAAAGCGGTTATGTAACGGACGTCAGCTATCCTGCGCATTTCCACAAGGAGATTCAGCCGGTCTGGCTGGTAACCTTAGCGACCTTAAAAGGCTTGCAGGTGCCAGACATCACCCAGGGCTATTCCTATTGCGAGATCGGCTGTGGGCTGGGCGTCAATCTGTTGCTGGCCGCTGCTTGTAACCCGCAGGGCGATTTCGTTGGTGTGGATTTTAATCCGCAGCACATCGCCTTCGCCCGTCAGTCCGCAGAGCTACTAGGCCTTAAAAACCTGCGCTTTATTGAGGCTGACTTTGCTGAGTTCGCCCAGAGCAATGCGTTGTTCTTTGACTTTATGGTCTGCCACGGTGTCTGGTCGTGGATACCACAGGTTACGCAACAGCAATTGTTAAAAGTGGTAAAGCGTAGCCTGAAGCCTAGAGGTTTGTTCTATCTGCACTACATGTGCCATCCGGGGGCTACTCAGATGATGCCGGTACAAAAGCTGCTTAATGAGCTGGCTCATACGTTATCGGGCACGTCTGAGCAGAACATGGGCGCGGGCTTGGATCTGCTGAATCGCTTGGATCAGGCCAGCGTATTCCATGATCAGCCCAGCCTGAGCGCCAACCTTGGCCGCCTTGGGCAAATGAACAAAGCCTATCTGGCCCATGATCTGCTCAGCGATCACTGGAGCCCGCAGCACTCCGTGGATGTGCACCGCATTGCGGCTCAGGTCGGCCTGACCTACCTGGACAGCGCCAACGCTTTTGAAATGATCGAGGTGCTGTCTATTCCGCAATCGGCACAGGCATTGATTGCCAATGTATCGTCACCTGCTGTTCGCGAGTCGCTGAAGGATCTCGCGCGTAATCAACGGCAGCGTCAAGACCTGTTTCAGAAACAGCCACAAGCCTTGGCGGCTGATGTATGTGTTCAGCGCATCGGCCAACTGATGTTCGAGCTGATGCCAACAGCACCACGTTCCGGCGGGCAGGTGTTCAGAACGCCAATTGGCGAAATCGACGGTCCGGCTGAATTGCTGTCACCTGTTTTGGAGCGTTTGGCGCAAGGTCCTGCGCAGGTCGTAGAGCTGTGTCGTTTACCGGCCTATGCAGGCAACCTGACCCAGCTAATGCAGAGCCTGTTGCTGTTAATGTGGCGCGGCCATGTTCATCCCCAGCGGCCTGACGCGTCGGCCAATCCGGTGCAGGCTGCGCTGCTGCGTAGCTGGATACAGCAACATGATTTGAAAATAGAGGCGGTGCCATCCTGCGGCACGGCTGTAGTGGATGAGTCGGCGCTAAGCGTGTAG